ACAGCACAATTTCTCTCAATCTCATCCAATTAAAAGCTACAGCAATTCCTTTCCTAGAATAAATAGCATCGTCTTTGTAGGACTGAAACTCAATTTTGCTTCCTTACACCTACGTCCCTGATAAAAAGAGATGTACGTGCAGGCATAGAGATCTTCTCCATCCAGAAGTTGCCCATGGCTCAGGGTTGGTTGGGACACCAGGAGAATCAATCAGCTTCTGAAGAAACGGAGTCAGAGTTCACttatttggtttgattttttggCATTCTTAGCGACGGTGACATTTAAGACATCCCAAACCACCTCGGATTGAGAAAGGAGAGTGACTTGATTTACATAAAGTCATCAGAATCGTTGCCATCCTGTGGGAAGAAAGAGACAATCAGGACCATAGCAAAGTGGAAAATGGTGAAGTGGTGAACTCAGCAGGAATTCGCTGTTGCCATTTATTCTGGCTTCCTCCCATCCCAGTACAAACACCCAAGAGCAGTTCTGGAATGGGAACAGCACCAAGAGAAGCTCTGCATTGTGAAATATCCGCTGCTCTTTGCTGTCCCTGAAGCTGCAGCCCATCTGCTGCGGTTTGGGAGGAATCAGAGATGGAGCTCTCACGAGCAGCCTCATGGGCAGTCCCACTTCGTGAcccagcagaaggaaagcagcctgGCACCAAGCAGGGCTCAGAAGCTGAGAGGAAGAGACCCCTGGTGCTCCATTTCCACCGCTCCTCTCCCTTGCAAAGCGTCAAGAGGCACTCACATTTCAACACTTAATTCTCAGAGGGGACGTGCATGCTGgccaggaagaaaatgaagagctcaTGAAAACCACAAACTCCTTTAACAGTTTACAAAAGGCACATTTTCAACTGAAGGTTACTGAGATAAGCTGCAAGACCTCCATGCCCAGGACCTCACAAAAGCCAGACCTCAGGCAAAGCACAGCCACGCTCAGTGCACATCAGGACCTCTGCTTGACTTCAGACCCAAGCCATCCTGTGATCTACCTCATTTCCCTCCTGTGCTCCTCCCAGTTGTGGTACTTCTTTGTAAGCACATCACTTCAAgcttcccctctgctcctcaGAACCTATACTCATCCCTCCCTGATCTGTTATCCTTGTGTCTACAATTTGTTTGTTATGTGCATTTTTCCCCTTCACTTGAAGTAGCAAAGCAGCACGTGAAAGTCATCTCTGCCACCATCAGGGAGACCCTTCTGCAACCAAGCAAGGACAGACAAGCCTGGAGCCCCACTTAAATCTCTCCCTGCTCCTTCATTCAGGTGGAAGGGGACTGACAGGGCTCTGTACACATCACCAGGCTCCACCTGGGAGACATACAAGCATTAGGGCCTTCTCTGAATGCCAAGGAGTATGGCAGTGCCCTTCAATGAGAAGGGGCAAAGAAGATGTGCGCTGTCATGTGGGCGTCACTAAAACCAGACCGCAATGCGGAGCTGGACCGTCACAATCCTGCATTGGATTTCAGCTGTCTCTGAAAGGTTTCTGTGGTCATTGCTCAGCTCTCACCTGATTGGAGGACATGTTCTCAGCCTTCATTAACGATGAGTAGCTCCTGAAAGGGAAATGATATCATCTTACACAATATGTTTTCAAAAGCCACCGACGCAGAGAGGCACTTTGATAAAATAGGATCAAgtacccaaaaaaaaaacccaataatTCCTTTCTGAACTCAGGGTTatcccaaggaggctgtggatgctctgtccctgcaggcattcaaagccaggctggatgtggctctgggcagcctggtctgctggttggtgaccccgCATGTAGGATGGGGGTTGAAACTAtatggtcattgtggtccttttcaacccaagccattctacgattctaagATCTTATTGGTTATCTTACTCTCTTTAGCTattgaaaacaacagaagaaagcacaggTGCTATGCTGACTCATCAGGAAGGCAGAGCCCTTCCTCAACAGCACAGATGTGCCCCTTATTAGGATCTTTACATGTACTGAGTCTTTGAGTTTTTCAAATTCCAGTCTCATAATCATTCCCATATAAATACAGCTTACTACAATAAAGTCTATTGTACTTCAAAGCAAGCCTTTGGTCAGTTGGCACATCCAGGTCTGTACGGGACAGGCAGGAGGGAGGAATGAGCTCCCCCATGCCGCTGCAGGTTTGGTAGCTGGATGACAGAAAGGTCAACATGACACTGTAAAGCACCATTCACTCTGTGTTCAAAGGAGCATGCAATTGCTTACAGAGGAAAACTGAGGAATCACACGTTTCATTAACAACGGCGATGCAACAGGAAGCCAAAGAACTCAGCCTGTGGCTCAGTGCTTTCCAAGACTTACACAAAGCTGAAAGCTGGAACCCAATAGATTGCTCCCATCCCACAGAGACAAGTGGCTCACCCAATTTCTCCCAAGTCAGGGACAGATTTCAAAAGACACCGTCCTTTCTTTTCACAATGGTTAAACATCCAGgtttattttaggaaaaaaaaagggggaaatgcATTTATATTGTCAAGACAAAGGGAATCACTGGGCCATGCAGACATCTATGCTAGAGCAGGTCAGCTGAACACTGAGTAATGCTGGGCCAACCATTACACAGAAACTGCTGACCCATGACTCTCCCCTTGCGCTGATGAAAACCACAGAAACTCAACATTGGCACTGCAATTTATGACTTACCTAAGTTCTTCcagctctttcttcttcttcatctcttccttttccttccgCTTCATCTCCTGGATTTGGGCTTTCTTCtcattcctctcttctctgtcaCGGGCTTCCTTCTCAGCAGCCAGGTCTGGGAAACGCTCCACTTTTGTCTTCTCTAATCGGTTCAGTATCTCATTCACCTTCTTCTCCACCGTCAGCATTTTCACCTTTGGAGTGCAAAGAACTATGatccttataaaaaaaaatactttttactCTGGCACTTTGtctatggaaagaaaatagcCTATTTCTGCTTTACACGTGGCTGAATCCCACAAAAACAGATGCAAAGGGAAATCACAGCCACCTTGTCCTATTCAATGGGTTGTGTAACAGCAAATGAAGGCCCACAACTAACAAGCACAAGCATTGCTGAGTACATAAGCGTGTctaatttgttttcttggcaTATGCCTTAGCAAAGAAGCCAAGAGATAAAAACTGGTCTCTGCTGATTCCTGAGGCGGTGGCAGCAGGTCTCCATTCACCACTTGGGGAAGGGAAACTCACATGCTGCTAATTCTgtagttttcagtgttttctgcatttcctgtCCTGGTATGGACCTGTTTGAGTCAAATAACTGCACCTCTAGAGAGCTTTCTATCCCAGCAACCaagctatatatatacatagttTATGCTTAACATCATTAGGGGACACAGCTTGGGCCTTGGAACTGCTCAGTGTGCTGGACTGACCCCACAACAAAACTAAGCAGCTCTGTCTTACAAAAGGTTTAACAAATTCAGAGGTAGCACTGTGGTGAGACACAGCCCAAAGGAGAGACAGCACAGCCATCACTGCAATGGGGGTCTCAGGGATGCCACTGAGTCCTCAACTGCACAGCAAGCTCGTCTGAGTCCTTCCAGCCATCTGATCACGTTGGTGTTTGTGAGCTGATCCAAACTGACTGCTCGTACAGAGACGACTGTAGTGCAGATAAATCCAAGCCAATAGAACAGACATGTGACAGCATTCGGGTTTAGCAGAGACCAATCAGCTACACTGCATTGCTATTTGCAAACATCCCATACAGGCTACACTCTGCCATAGGCTAACGAAGAGCATGCATTCCCAGCTGATGGCAAGTTTAAACATGTCCCGGGGATCTCTCTCAAGCTTCAGGAATTAGATGATTCTCTTCCTTCAGGGCAAATACAGAAGACAACCCAACCCACTGCTAACTGGAAGTATGATAATCTGTCACTGGGTCACTGTTGCTGGCTTGCAGCAAACACTTACATCCTTCTGCCTGTGAAACCCAATCTGCCCCACATCCATGTCTGCAGTCTTCTTCAGGTTGGTCCATGGCGTGTACACCACGTTGACATTGTTCATCTTGCAACCTATggagcagaggagaaaggaaagaaacatttctattcTCTCCCTGCTGAAAGACTTCTGTGCAAATGCAAACTCCGACAGTGATTATTGTCACCAACATGACTAACGaggcaaaaaagaagaaaaaggagaagtcCTTCCAGTAttacaatgaaacaaaaaccaccaccacatCAATTTCTGCAGTAACACGAGCGCTGCAAGCAGTGCTAACTAACTCCAGATGGAGGCTGTCTTTGCCAGAAGAGCGACTGCTATGGAAGGGGGCCCCAAGGTGGTGTGAGGGAAGAGCCTGCAAGGACTCTCTGGCTCAGGCAGCAGCGTGGAGGCACAAACAAGAATTGCAGAGATTTCAAACTCCTCCTTCTGAAAGCTTAACAAGCAGCCTCGGCAGCTGTAAGTGACATCTGCTTCCCATAAGACCAGCAGGCACTGACTTAACggagaacagagcagcagctttcacAGATGTTTGTTCACACACACTCTTGTGTGGAGCAGAAACACCCACCACAAACACCTTACACCCAGCCCCAATGGGAAGGGGACCCACCTTGGATGCTGTTAGCCTTCACCAGGTGGGCACAGTCTATCAGAACTTCTTTAGGAATGTCATCCACCGTCTGCCCCTGTGACAGAGCATATAGTGTCAGCCATGCAAGTgagaaggagctgcagggacTGAGGAGCACACAGAAGAGCACACCACAGCCAGGAGCAGGACGCGATGCTCTGCAAAACACTCCCAGCACTTTCTCCTCTTGACATTTTACTAGATCCTTCACAGTATTTTTaaggagagaaacaaatgaTGTGCACTCTGGTTTTATCTCTCAGACGCATGCTTGGTGTTAGGTCAGAAACCATTTGTTCTGTTGGGCCACGTAaagcttccctctgcttccacTAATTACTTGGTGATGGAAGCTGTCATTCAGCCTCCTCACAGAGGTGGCTATCTGTACCCATCAGGAGCCTGTGAGCCTCAGTGTTCATGTGAGTACAGCCAGTCTCAACCCACGGGGCCTACTGCAAGATGGGACTGCATAGCTCTATGCAGGTGAATGCCATTTAGGGCTCTTTAAAGACACATCCCAGGTTTACCTTGTGCAACCGAAGATACACGTGTGCAGAAGAGAGCTTATCCACATGAAACctacagaataaaagaaaccCACACGTTTAGCAGGAGGTAAGAGATTGCTGTCATCTCATCTGAAAACAAGATTTCCTCCTAAATATTGAAAGAGCAGCTTCTCCATGGACAAAAGTCTAAAGAACAACGTTCCCCCTTTTGAACACGCTCCAACagatccatgtctctcctgATCTACACATCATGTGATGCTGCTATACCAATGTGTTACCCaaccaaagcaaaacctttTTCTGCTAGAAAAATACTCCCATGCCACTTAGTTTGCTGCTGACAACATATCCTCTGCAGAGCTTGTTGACTACCATGCTGTCAGTACATGGAGTAGGCACAAGCAGGGGTCTGAATCAGCCAGCAGAGATGccacccactgctgctgccaggagtGGGAACTCCCCtgatcttgtttttcttttctgatgagATCTTGTGAGCCAAAACCAACCTACGTGCGACGGAGTGCTTCCTCTCGCCAGCCTGACCACAGCCATGTGGGTGTGCTGAGAGCTGACATAGCTTTTAGTAGAGGAGAATTAAAATGTCAAGAGGCTCTTGCTCACAGACCCAAAATCCATGGCTGCTGTACAGGAAAGGACAGCAGAAATctgctgtgtgcacaggggtgACATTAAGCACGTGCAGAGGAACAGACACTAAGGAACAAGATAGCATTCTATAGGCACAGCATTCGCTGCTGCTCAGGAGGCTTCTGGCTACATTCCCCAAACTCAGGGGAGATGTaggaaaatgaattcaaaaCAGCGTCCCAGCATCTGCACCTGAAGCTGCTGCAATCCATCTCCACATTGGGAATGCATTTAAACTGCTCAGTGGTTTGGGAGAAAAGGGACTCTGAAGTGACTGTGACAGCACAAGGGTTGGGATTTGAATTGCAGCAGCACCAAGAGAGGCAGTGTGCTTTATGAAggtgtgcacagagctgcaggactTACCAGATATCTTCAGGCCAGCCGTATTTTATTAGATCTTcatctgcaagaagaaaaacagcaatgaGCGAAACGAAGGACCTCATCACTAATAAATCACACTGCCTGCAGAGACCTGACCAGAGCAGAAATCAATCTCTATTGATCAGCCAGAGCACAGGGATCGAGCTGAGAGGGTTTAGTGCTGCACCCAGCTGCATGTAGCTATGCCAGGAACCAATATGCTGAGAACACACAATGTCTGTGAGATGTGAGAGGATCCCCAACTTCCATCCTTTCCTCTCCTTATGTCACACGCGGACGGTTTTATGTGAAAATGTTTCTCTCCAAATATCAATCTAAAAAGGAGACTTTCAGGGAAAGACACAGCCATGCACTTTGAATGGCTTCACACTGCCTCTTGATGTGGAAACAGGagatgcagcagaagcagaaccTTCACCttgaggggaaggaaaggctCGGGGAGTCTCTGCGCTACCAGTGTTCAGTAGGGAGAGGAACACTGAAGAGGGGAGGCAGGGAAGAGGGAAGCTGACTTGAAGGAAGTCATCAGATACGATCTCTGTAGGCTGTCTTGGCTCATTTTTTCAGCTAGTTTGgttttcagttgttttgaaGCCAGTTATTGTGTCTAAAGTTGATCCATCCAAGCTAAAAGTGGATTTCAGAGGGGTAACTCTGAACGATTTGCACGGTTTCAAGTACATCCAATTAACAAATGAAGAGACAAAATAACCAAATAACCTTGGGCACGCACAGGCCTAACCCCAGGCAAGTTGCCTCATCCATCAGCATACTTACTTTCAGCATACTTACTTTCAGCATACTTACTTTCATACTTGTCTTTTCCCATGTAAATGGTGTAAACAGTCGGGACAACTGAGgaatagaaa
This region of Excalfactoria chinensis isolate bCotChi1 chromosome 3, bCotChi1.hap2, whole genome shotgun sequence genomic DNA includes:
- the CCDC25 gene encoding coiled-coil domain-containing protein 25, encoding MVFYFTSSVVPTVYTIYMGKDKYENEDLIKYGWPEDIWFHVDKLSSAHVYLRLHKGQTVDDIPKEVLIDCAHLVKANSIQGCKMNNVNVVYTPWTNLKKTADMDVGQIGFHRQKDVKMLTVEKKVNEILNRLEKTKVERFPDLAAEKEARDREERNEKKAQIQEMKRKEKEEMKKKKELEELRSYSSLMKAENMSSNQDGNDSDDFM